One stretch of Aeromicrobium fastidiosum DNA includes these proteins:
- the dnaB gene encoding replicative DNA helicase, whose product MSVADLYEAGPGPGEDPGSGRVPPQDIAAEQSVLGAMLISKNAIDPAADILQGRDFYRPAHELIFDIIVDLANRGEPADAITVAAELQRRGEVGRIGGAPYLHDLVQTVPIASNVDFYAHIVREKAVLRRLVQVGQRIAQMGQAQEGELSEIVDRAQAEVLDVDGTSQAEDYRLVSELMPLTIDEIEEIQGRDGTLSGVPSGFPDLDKFTTGFRAGQMIVVAARPGVGKSTLGLDFVRSAAIRHQIPCAIFSLEMTGAEIAMRMLSAEARVSIGHMRGGGMHQRDWDAITKAMPRVNSAPIIVDDSPNMTMPEIRSKARRIKKQHGLGFIVIDYLQLMTSGKRVENRQVEVSEFSRNIKLLAKELECPVVAISQLNRGSEQRTDKTPQISDLRESGSIEQDADIVLLLNRPDAQGAGESDRPGEADIIIAKNRSGPTNKIAVSFQGHYSRFTPMARDAEPPAVAAGEFFG is encoded by the coding sequence GTGAGTGTGGCGGACCTCTACGAGGCAGGCCCCGGGCCCGGCGAAGACCCCGGATCAGGGCGCGTCCCACCCCAGGACATCGCGGCCGAGCAGAGCGTCCTCGGTGCGATGCTGATCAGCAAGAACGCGATCGATCCGGCTGCCGACATCCTCCAGGGCCGCGACTTCTACCGTCCCGCCCACGAGCTGATCTTCGACATCATCGTCGACCTCGCCAACCGAGGTGAGCCCGCCGACGCCATCACGGTCGCCGCCGAGCTGCAGCGACGCGGCGAGGTCGGACGCATCGGCGGCGCGCCCTATCTGCACGATCTCGTGCAGACCGTGCCCATCGCGTCCAACGTCGACTTCTACGCCCACATCGTCCGTGAGAAGGCCGTGCTCCGCCGGCTCGTGCAGGTCGGTCAGCGCATCGCGCAGATGGGGCAGGCGCAGGAGGGCGAGCTGTCCGAGATCGTCGACCGCGCTCAGGCCGAGGTGCTCGACGTCGACGGCACCAGCCAGGCCGAGGACTACCGGCTGGTCTCCGAGCTCATGCCGCTCACGATCGACGAGATCGAGGAGATCCAGGGCCGCGACGGCACCCTCTCGGGCGTGCCCTCGGGCTTCCCCGATCTCGACAAGTTCACGACGGGCTTCCGCGCCGGCCAGATGATCGTCGTCGCCGCCCGTCCGGGTGTCGGCAAGTCGACGCTCGGGCTCGACTTCGTGCGGTCGGCAGCCATCCGGCACCAGATCCCGTGCGCGATCTTCTCCTTGGAGATGACAGGCGCCGAGATCGCGATGCGCATGCTGTCGGCCGAGGCGCGCGTCAGCATCGGGCACATGCGCGGTGGCGGCATGCACCAGCGCGACTGGGACGCCATCACCAAGGCGATGCCGCGGGTCAACTCCGCGCCGATCATCGTCGACGACAGCCCCAACATGACGATGCCCGAGATCCGGTCCAAGGCGCGGCGCATCAAGAAGCAGCACGGTCTGGGCTTCATCGTCATCGACTACCTGCAGCTCATGACATCGGGCAAGCGGGTCGAGAACCGTCAGGTCGAGGTCTCGGAGTTCTCCCGCAACATCAAGCTCCTGGCCAAGGAGCTCGAGTGCCCCGTCGTTGCGATCAGCCAGCTGAACCGTGGCTCCGAGCAGCGCACCGACAAGACGCCGCAGATCTCCGACCTGCGTGAGTCGGGCTCGATCGAGCAGGATGCCGACATCGTGCTGCTGCTCAACCGTCCCGACGCCCAGGGCGCCGGCGAGTCCGACCGTCCGGGCGAAGCCGACATCATCATCGCCAAGAACCGCTCGGGCCCGACCAACAAGATCGCCGTCAGCTTCCAGGGTCACTACTCACGGTTCACGCCGATGGCCCGTGACGCCGAGCCCCCGGCCGTCGCCGCCGGCGAGTTCTTTGGTTGA
- a CDS encoding DUF3592 domain-containing protein, which produces MQPRRRRRITTAVLTVVLLAFGTAGVVAVRGGIAEHGNATALDDPDSTFVPVVGTVEMPPAAAQASGKEWSQMSVRYTTSDDRHVTTMVWTRRDDKEYDEGQRIGLEYVAQHPTAARLAGNRGGDAEPWRTLLVGIGILAGVIVVPVALLFDEVSRRRRRTTVD; this is translated from the coding sequence ATGCAGCCACGACGCAGACGTCGGATCACCACCGCTGTCCTGACGGTCGTCCTGCTGGCCTTCGGGACGGCCGGGGTCGTCGCGGTGCGAGGAGGCATCGCCGAGCACGGCAACGCCACGGCGCTGGACGATCCCGACAGCACCTTCGTCCCCGTGGTGGGCACCGTCGAGATGCCGCCAGCTGCGGCCCAGGCGTCGGGCAAGGAGTGGAGCCAGATGTCGGTGCGCTACACGACCTCGGACGATCGCCACGTCACGACGATGGTGTGGACGCGCCGCGACGACAAGGAGTACGACGAGGGGCAGCGCATCGGTCTCGAGTACGTCGCCCAGCACCCGACCGCGGCGCGACTCGCGGGCAACCGTGGCGGAGACGCCGAGCCGTGGAGGACGCTCCTCGTCGGCATCGGCATCCTGGCCGGGGTGATCGTGGTGCCGGTCGCCCTGCTGTTCGACGAGGTGTCGCGTCGCCGCCGTCGCACTACCGTCGACTGA
- a CDS encoding RNA-binding domain-containing protein, whose product MAVRTFELAGAGESLSVEFKRGRPAPNDRTLIEAAVCMANGPGGSILVGVDDDGTVTGTPPRHGAATNPTLVEALILNRTNPSLVCAVTVETVPEGEVIIIDVPPAQTVTGTKDGVYKRRSLKVDGSPECVPYEPMEMWSQQFVLSGQDYADVEARSATLDDLDPAEFERFRTMAGRPGGDQSIAKLSDQDLGRALGVLRSGGVADHTVTLGGILLFGREASLRRFVPNAEAAFVELNGLKVSVNDDFARPLLRSAEELFAAVQSRNAESEIQWGLHRLAVQRIPQIAVREAVANAMVHRDYAERGMTRVQIDRQLLTVESPGGFPPGVTRDNLLSTSRPRSRTLADAFKRAGIVERSGRGVGLMFDALLRTGRAEPDYSRSTDRSVTVSFEISEVDLEMTRFILQREDETQREFSLDELRVLHELRTYGTLQTSEIVDALHLDDQRARLSLAGLVEQGLVESRGVGRGRRHHLTAAFYRLSEDDSAYIRVRGTEPLQHEQMVINYVTEYGSIVRSVAADLCMLDGPQASKLLQRMRAAGLLEQLGERRTARYVLPGSRPGS is encoded by the coding sequence ATGGCGGTAAGGACCTTTGAACTTGCCGGGGCCGGCGAGTCACTGTCGGTCGAGTTCAAGCGGGGTCGACCTGCTCCGAATGACCGCACGTTGATCGAAGCGGCTGTCTGCATGGCCAACGGTCCTGGCGGCTCCATTCTCGTGGGAGTTGACGATGACGGGACTGTGACCGGGACCCCTCCGCGCCATGGGGCGGCGACGAACCCCACCTTGGTCGAGGCATTGATCCTCAATCGCACGAACCCCTCGCTCGTCTGCGCCGTTACAGTCGAAACAGTGCCCGAGGGCGAGGTCATCATCATCGACGTGCCGCCCGCTCAGACCGTGACGGGAACCAAGGACGGGGTGTACAAACGTCGATCGCTGAAGGTCGATGGCTCTCCGGAGTGCGTGCCGTACGAGCCGATGGAGATGTGGTCGCAGCAGTTTGTCCTCTCCGGCCAGGACTACGCCGATGTCGAGGCCCGTTCTGCGACGCTCGATGATCTCGATCCCGCCGAGTTCGAGCGGTTTCGGACGATGGCGGGTCGGCCGGGCGGCGACCAGTCGATCGCGAAGCTCTCCGACCAGGATCTGGGACGTGCGCTCGGAGTTCTGCGAAGCGGGGGCGTTGCCGATCACACGGTGACACTCGGTGGGATCCTGCTGTTCGGGCGAGAGGCGTCGCTGCGGCGGTTCGTACCCAACGCCGAGGCGGCCTTCGTCGAGCTCAACGGGTTGAAGGTGTCGGTCAACGATGACTTCGCCAGACCCCTGCTCAGAAGTGCTGAGGAGCTGTTTGCGGCCGTGCAGTCGCGGAACGCGGAGAGCGAGATTCAATGGGGTCTTCATCGACTCGCAGTGCAGCGAATTCCGCAGATCGCGGTCCGCGAAGCAGTCGCTAACGCCATGGTTCACCGCGACTACGCCGAACGAGGAATGACGCGAGTGCAAATCGACCGGCAGCTCCTGACTGTCGAAAGCCCTGGAGGATTCCCTCCTGGAGTCACGCGGGACAACCTGCTCTCGACGTCGAGGCCCCGGAGTAGGACGTTGGCCGACGCGTTCAAACGAGCGGGTATCGTCGAAAGATCCGGTCGCGGGGTCGGGTTGATGTTTGATGCGCTGTTGCGTACGGGGCGCGCTGAACCGGACTACTCGAGGTCGACGGATCGATCCGTGACGGTCTCGTTCGAGATATCGGAAGTGGACCTCGAGATGACTAGGTTCATCCTGCAGCGCGAAGATGAGACCCAGCGCGAGTTCTCGCTGGACGAGTTGCGAGTTCTGCACGAGCTACGGACGTACGGCACGTTGCAGACCAGTGAGATTGTCGATGCGCTTCACCTCGACGACCAGCGGGCCCGGCTGTCATTGGCCGGTCTGGTCGAGCAGGGGCTGGTCGAATCCAGGGGTGTGGGTCGCGGTCGGCGCCATCATCTGACAGCCGCTTTCTACCGATTGAGCGAGGACGACTCGGCCTACATCCGGGTGCGGGGGACAGAGCCTCTCCAGCACGAGCAGATGGTGATCAACTATGTGACCGAGTATGGATCGATCGTCCGGTCCGTTGCGGCAGACCTGTGCATGCTCGATGGCCCGCAGGCGAGCAAGCTTCTCCAACGCATGCGGGCCGCGGGACTCCTGGAGCAGCTGGGCGAACGGAGAACCGCCAGGTACGTCCTCCCGGGCTCGCGGCCAGGTTCCTAG
- a CDS encoding alpha/beta hydrolase, translating into MTTQEYGPGRHVEVIGHPERGIVLLWHGMSVDHGSCLLPLARRLADGGAMALAVDWDPTAADGGRSDLLSSVRHARDTAALHGLDPDDLVVVGWSLGGTAAVSLAVHAKRLGIDLGGVVLVAPAGSPHVVDPISGSRLPTPLPPGEGRCRVDVVYGTADTVTPPDVVGGLELRLRAAGWSTSLHAVDTDHGGVVGARYHPRTEQYLPSTDAAALTALGHVATIVLDAVG; encoded by the coding sequence ATGACGACCCAGGAGTACGGGCCGGGCCGCCACGTCGAGGTCATCGGCCACCCCGAGCGGGGCATCGTCCTGCTCTGGCACGGCATGAGCGTCGACCACGGATCGTGCCTGCTGCCCCTGGCGCGCCGGCTGGCCGATGGCGGCGCCATGGCCCTCGCCGTCGACTGGGACCCCACCGCCGCCGACGGTGGCCGCAGCGACCTGCTGTCGTCCGTGCGTCACGCCCGCGACACCGCGGCCCTCCACGGGCTCGACCCCGACGACCTCGTGGTCGTCGGCTGGTCGCTGGGCGGCACGGCCGCGGTGAGCCTGGCGGTGCACGCCAAGCGGCTCGGCATCGACCTCGGCGGAGTCGTGCTGGTCGCACCGGCAGGATCGCCGCACGTGGTCGACCCCATCTCGGGGTCTCGCCTGCCGACGCCGCTGCCGCCGGGTGAGGGACGGTGTCGCGTCGACGTCGTCTACGGCACGGCCGACACCGTGACACCCCCTGACGTGGTGGGCGGGCTGGAGCTCAGGCTGCGCGCCGCCGGGTGGTCGACGAGCCTGCACGCGGTCGACACCGATCACGGCGGCGTCGTCGGGGCCCGTTACCACCCGCGCACCGAGCAGTACCTGCCGTCGACCGACGCCGCGGCGCTGACCGCGCTCGGACACGTCGCGACGATCGTGCTCGACGCGGTCGGCTAG
- a CDS encoding ABC transporter family substrate-binding protein → MRSLLAAAASSLLAGSLVLSGCSVLSGGDDKTAPEPTATKAPVTALPSTAWKQADAAEVSQGGTLRLAASALPTNFNPLQSDSAESDAAEILAPTTGSAVRTTADGGWEVDPDYAESVEVVDDSPLTVEVELNPDAVWEGGTSITAKDMIAFWKAQNGSDEAYQVISTAGYDAISNVVQGDDTFSYTVTFSTPTAEWPQYVYPRLASNVSSSPQLFNEAFRTRAISSNGPFVVSSIDRDAGVVTQKPNPRWWGDKPKLDEITWNIGDPELQAEAYVNDELDAVDLQASTYRIARGTGTVQRAAGVEWSQITLNGGRGPLADVKVRRAVARAIDRTPIAATSAKALGAPAAPLGSLLLVPGQKGYVDSSAELGYDPAAARQLLVDAGYVEGADTMFAKDGKPLELTLPVPADTPVNNARAKAIAADLRDVGIAVTLRPVPADTFFDDVVIPLDFDLVTFVRRASAFPLTPAKPQYFPLDSAENYTGIGTARFGTGFDTVLGTLDDDLRLKRVAKLDEWLFEDVPVVPLAVTPIAMGVRPRVLNYGAAQFEQPDWTTVGFAPKSAAKKND, encoded by the coding sequence ATGCGATCCCTCCTCGCCGCAGCGGCGTCGTCCCTCCTCGCCGGGAGCCTCGTGCTCTCCGGCTGCTCGGTGCTGTCCGGGGGCGATGACAAGACGGCTCCCGAGCCGACCGCAACCAAGGCCCCGGTCACCGCGCTGCCGAGCACGGCCTGGAAGCAGGCCGACGCCGCCGAGGTGTCGCAGGGCGGCACCCTGAGGCTGGCGGCCTCGGCCCTGCCGACCAACTTCAACCCGCTGCAGTCCGACTCCGCCGAGTCCGATGCGGCCGAGATCCTCGCGCCCACGACAGGCAGCGCCGTCCGCACGACCGCCGACGGAGGCTGGGAGGTCGACCCCGACTACGCCGAGTCGGTCGAGGTCGTCGACGACAGCCCACTGACGGTCGAGGTCGAGCTCAACCCGGACGCGGTGTGGGAGGGCGGCACCTCCATCACCGCCAAGGACATGATCGCGTTCTGGAAGGCCCAGAACGGCTCCGACGAGGCCTACCAGGTCATCTCGACGGCCGGCTACGACGCGATCTCGAACGTCGTGCAGGGCGACGACACGTTCTCGTACACCGTCACGTTCTCGACGCCCACGGCCGAGTGGCCGCAGTACGTCTACCCACGGCTGGCGTCCAACGTCTCGTCGTCGCCCCAGCTGTTCAACGAGGCCTTCCGCACCCGCGCGATCTCGTCCAACGGCCCCTTCGTGGTGTCGTCGATCGACCGCGACGCGGGTGTCGTGACGCAGAAGCCCAATCCGCGGTGGTGGGGCGACAAGCCCAAGCTCGACGAGATCACCTGGAACATCGGCGATCCCGAGCTGCAGGCCGAGGCCTACGTCAACGACGAGCTCGACGCCGTCGACCTGCAGGCCTCGACGTATCGCATCGCCCGCGGCACCGGCACCGTCCAGCGAGCCGCCGGCGTGGAGTGGTCGCAGATCACCCTCAACGGCGGTCGCGGGCCGTTGGCCGACGTCAAGGTCCGCCGTGCCGTGGCCCGGGCGATCGACCGGACGCCCATCGCCGCCACGTCGGCCAAGGCCCTGGGCGCACCGGCTGCGCCCCTCGGCAGCCTGCTGCTCGTCCCGGGGCAGAAGGGCTACGTCGACTCGTCCGCCGAACTCGGCTACGACCCCGCCGCCGCCCGCCAGCTGCTGGTCGACGCCGGCTACGTCGAGGGTGCCGACACGATGTTCGCCAAGGACGGCAAGCCGCTCGAGCTGACGCTGCCCGTCCCCGCCGACACGCCGGTCAACAATGCACGCGCCAAGGCGATCGCCGCGGACCTCCGTGACGTCGGCATCGCGGTGACCCTTCGCCCCGTGCCGGCGGACACCTTCTTCGACGACGTCGTGATCCCGCTCGACTTCGACCTCGTGACCTTCGTGCGGCGTGCCTCGGCGTTCCCGCTGACCCCGGCCAAGCCGCAGTACTTCCCGCTCGACTCGGCCGAGAACTACACCGGCATCGGCACCGCGCGGTTCGGCACCGGCTTCGACACCGTGCTCGGCACGCTCGACGACGACCTGCGGCTCAAACGGGTCGCCAAGCTCGACGAGTGGCTGTTCGAGGACGTCCCGGTGGTGCCGTTGGCGGTCACGCCGATCGCGATGGGCGTCCGGCCGCGGGTCCTCAACTACGGGGCGGCGCAGTTCGAGCAGCCCGACTGGACGACCGTCGGCTTCGCGCCGAAGTCCGCGGCGAAGAAGAACGACTAG
- the rpsR gene encoding 30S ribosomal protein S18, protein MAKPVVRKPKKKSNPLAAAKVTDINYKDTALLRKFISDRGKIRARRVTGVTVQEQRLIAKAIKNAREMALLPYTTTGR, encoded by the coding sequence ATGGCTAAGCCAGTCGTCCGCAAGCCGAAGAAGAAGAGCAACCCGCTCGCCGCGGCCAAGGTCACCGACATCAACTACAAGGACACCGCGCTGCTGCGCAAGTTCATCTCGGACCGCGGCAAGATCCGCGCGCGCCGCGTCACGGGTGTCACCGTCCAGGAGCAGCGTCTCATCGCCAAGGCCATCAAGAACGCCCGCGAGATGGCACTGCTTCCCTACACGACCACCGGCCGTTAA
- a CDS encoding DedA family protein: MPVTLLTVLASSTSGVPDSGLAGFVADVMGSVGLVGVGLILAVETILPFLPSEVALPLAGFSANRGDFGLVPVIISATVGSVGGALVLYWISLKFGLDRTRAVLSKVPFVTEHDIDKGVAWFARNDAKAVFWGRMVPGIRSLISIPAGVERMSLRRFLIYTTAGSLIWNVIWIVSGYQLGENWESVEKYGNVLKYLLVAAVLAFVAWFIVYKLRSRRAQA, translated from the coding sequence ATGCCCGTGACCCTACTGACCGTCCTTGCCTCGTCCACGTCGGGAGTTCCCGATTCCGGGCTCGCAGGCTTCGTCGCCGATGTCATGGGGTCCGTCGGTCTCGTGGGCGTCGGACTGATCCTCGCGGTCGAGACGATCCTGCCGTTCCTGCCCAGCGAGGTGGCCCTTCCACTGGCCGGTTTCAGCGCCAATCGCGGCGACTTCGGTCTCGTGCCGGTCATCATCTCCGCAACGGTCGGATCGGTCGGCGGGGCGCTGGTCCTCTACTGGATCTCGCTCAAGTTCGGCCTCGACCGCACCCGCGCCGTGCTGTCGAAGGTCCCCTTCGTCACCGAGCACGACATCGACAAGGGTGTGGCCTGGTTCGCGCGCAACGACGCCAAGGCGGTGTTCTGGGGACGCATGGTGCCCGGCATCCGCAGCCTCATCTCGATCCCCGCAGGCGTCGAGCGGATGTCGCTGCGCCGGTTCCTGATCTACACGACCGCGGGCAGCCTGATCTGGAACGTCATCTGGATCGTGTCGGGCTACCAGCTGGGCGAGAACTGGGAGTCGGTCGAGAAGTACGGCAACGTCCTGAAGTACCTGCTCGTGGCCGCCGTCCTGGCGTTCGTGGCGTGGTTCATCGTCTACAAGCTGAGGTCGCGTCGCGCGCAGGCCTGA
- the rplI gene encoding 50S ribosomal protein L9 — protein sequence MKLILTHEVTNLGAPGDIVDVKDGYGRNFLLPRNFAIRWSKGAAKQVESIKAARDAHAVHDLEEAKSIKGNLESNPINVPVRSGAGGRLFGAVTVSDIADALGEAGAKVDKRRIEVGNPIKSLGAHEVSVRVHPEVSARVKLNVVASK from the coding sequence ATGAAGCTCATCCTCACGCACGAGGTCACGAACCTCGGCGCCCCCGGCGACATCGTCGACGTCAAGGACGGCTACGGCCGCAACTTCCTGCTGCCCCGCAACTTCGCCATCCGGTGGAGCAAGGGTGCTGCCAAGCAGGTCGAGTCGATCAAGGCGGCGCGTGACGCACACGCCGTCCACGACCTCGAAGAGGCCAAGAGCATCAAGGGCAACCTCGAGTCGAACCCGATCAACGTGCCGGTTCGCTCCGGCGCGGGCGGACGCCTGTTCGGCGCCGTCACGGTCTCCGACATCGCCGACGCCCTCGGCGAGGCCGGTGCCAAGGTCGACAAGCGTCGCATCGAGGTCGGCAACCCGATCAAGTCGCTCGGAGCCCACGAGGTGTCCGTCCGCGTGCACCCCGAGGTCAGCGCCCGGGTCAAGCTCAACGTGGTCGCCTCCAAGTAG
- a CDS encoding MATE family efflux transporter has protein sequence MLLNEVDRRIVAVAVPAFFALVTEPLMLLADTAIIGHLGTPQLGGLAAASVVLGTVVGLCVFLAYGSTASVARHHGAGDERAAYGLAVSSLWLAVGLGVGLGAIVAATSGTLADELSSSPAVASHARDYLLVSALGVPAMLLLLAATGALRGVLDLRTPLVATIVANVLNIVLNLVLVYGLDLGVRGAATGTVMAQWLAATWLVTAVVRRARPARASVRPRIAEILAAAAQGVPLVVRTLTLRVAVVLAALVAAGLGDVQLAAHQVAATIVAFLAFALDAIAIAAQTLTGRTLGAGDAAGTRELTRRMIRWGVGTGLVAAVTLAVAAPWIPHLFTSDPAVRSALVPALLVVAAVQPLSGVVFVLDGVLIGAGDGTYLALAGLATLVVYVPLVVLVGATGAGFTWLWVAYGGFITARLATLWRRQRGDTWMLLGANRSAH, from the coding sequence ATGCTGTTGAACGAGGTCGATCGGCGCATCGTCGCGGTGGCAGTGCCTGCCTTCTTCGCGCTCGTGACCGAGCCCCTCATGCTCCTCGCCGACACCGCGATCATCGGCCACCTCGGCACCCCGCAGCTGGGCGGGCTCGCCGCCGCCTCGGTCGTCCTCGGCACCGTCGTCGGCCTGTGCGTGTTCCTGGCCTACGGGAGCACCGCAAGCGTCGCTCGGCACCATGGAGCCGGTGACGAGCGCGCCGCCTACGGGCTCGCGGTCAGCTCGTTGTGGCTGGCGGTCGGTCTCGGCGTCGGGCTGGGTGCGATCGTCGCGGCGACCAGCGGGACGCTCGCGGACGAATTGTCGAGCTCACCCGCTGTCGCCTCCCACGCCCGCGACTACCTGCTGGTGTCGGCGCTCGGAGTGCCGGCGATGCTCCTGCTGCTGGCCGCCACGGGCGCCCTGCGCGGAGTGCTCGACCTGCGCACGCCGCTCGTCGCCACGATCGTGGCGAACGTGCTCAACATCGTCCTCAACCTGGTGCTCGTGTACGGCCTCGATCTCGGCGTGCGCGGTGCCGCCACCGGCACCGTCATGGCCCAGTGGCTCGCCGCGACGTGGCTCGTGACGGCTGTCGTCCGCCGCGCGCGCCCCGCGCGGGCGTCGGTGCGACCGCGCATCGCCGAGATCCTCGCCGCCGCCGCGCAGGGCGTCCCGCTCGTCGTGCGCACCCTGACCCTGCGGGTGGCGGTCGTGCTGGCCGCTCTCGTGGCTGCGGGTCTCGGCGACGTGCAGCTCGCCGCCCACCAGGTCGCCGCGACGATCGTGGCGTTCCTCGCCTTCGCCCTCGACGCCATCGCGATCGCCGCGCAGACACTCACCGGCCGCACGCTCGGCGCGGGTGATGCTGCCGGCACCCGGGAGCTCACCCGGCGGATGATCCGGTGGGGCGTCGGCACGGGTCTCGTGGCCGCCGTGACACTGGCCGTCGCGGCACCCTGGATCCCGCACCTGTTCACGTCCGACCCGGCCGTTCGCAGCGCACTCGTGCCGGCCCTGCTCGTGGTCGCGGCCGTCCAGCCGCTCTCAGGGGTGGTGTTCGTGCTGGACGGTGTCCTGATCGGCGCGGGCGACGGCACCTACCTGGCCCTGGCCGGCCTCGCGACGCTCGTCGTCTACGTCCCGCTGGTGGTGCTGGTGGGTGCCACGGGAGCCGGGTTCACATGGCTGTGGGTCGCGTACGGAGGCTTCATCACCGCACGTCTCGCGACACTTTGGCGGCGGCAGCGCGGCGACACCTGGATGCTGCTCGGCGCGAACCGTTCGGCACACTGA